The sequence GTCCGGTCGTTCTCGTCCCGGCCGTCCAGCGGCGGCTGGCCGCCGGCCACCGAGACCAGGTCGACGTCCCAGCCGGCGGCCCGGAACACCTCCCACGGCTCCGCGGCCTCGCCGACGTAGAAGCCGGTCTCGCGGCCGGTGGTGCCGAGCTGGCGGTGGCTGGTCAGAGCGATGAGTGCACGTGTCATGTCGACCATGCTGGCGCGCGAATCCATAGCCGACCAATAGGCGAATGACACAGCGGCGATAGGTTTGCTGATGTGAAGGTGCCGCTCGACCTGCTCCGCAGCTTCCTGGCCGTGCACCGGTCCGGTTCGATCACCGCCGCCGCGGAGCTGCTCGGGCTGGCCCAGCCGACGGTCACCGCCCAGCTCCGCGCGCTGGAGGAGGCGGTGGGCCGGCCGCTCTTCGACCGGGTGCCGAGGGGCGTACTGCCCACCCCGGCCGGCGACGAGCTGGCCCGCCGGGTGGCCGATCCGCTGGACCGCCTCGACGCCGTGCTCGCCGACGACCCGGCCACGCCGTACCCGCGGACGGTCTTCCTCGGCGGGCCGGCCGAGTTCCTCGCGGAGCTGGCGCTGCCGGCGGTGGCCGGTCTGGTCGCCGAGGGCCTGGAGCTGCGGGTCTCCGCGGGGCTGCCCGAGCAGCTCCTGGACGACGTCGCCGCCGGCCGGCTCGACCTGGTGGTGAGCAGCGTGCGCCCCCGGCGGCGGGGGCTGGCTGCCGAGCCGCTCTACGACGAGGAGTTCGCCCTTGTCGCGGCGCCCGCCTGGGGCGAGCGGCTGCCCGACCCGGTGACCCCGCAGGCGCTGCGGGACGTGTCGCTGGTCGCCTACGCGGAGGAGGCGCCGATCCTGCGCCGCTGGTGGCGGACGGTCTTCGACACCCGGCTCACCCGTACGCCGAACCTGGTGGTGGCCGACCTGCGCGCGGTGCTGGCGGCCGTGGTGGCCGGCGCCGGGGCGAGCGTGCTGCCGACGTACCTGTGCCGGGGTGAGCTGGCTTCCGGCGCGCTGCGTCCGCTGTCGAGCCCGGCGGTGCCGCCGCTCAACACGCTCTTCCTGGCCGCCCGGCCCGCGGTGGCGGGGCGGCGCGAGGTGCAGGCGGTGCGACGGGCGCTGCTGACGGCGGCGGCCGGCTGGTAGCCCGGGGTCAACGCAGGGCGCTGGCCCGGAGCAGGAGGTCGGCCAGGGCGGACGCGGCGGCCGGCGGCTGGGGGCCGCTCGGGCAGTCGGTCCACTCGACCGTGTTCGCGCCGATGGTCAGCCGATAGGTGTAGGTGTCCGCGCAGCGCACGTCGGGGCGGGCGGGGCCACCGCCGCTGGGCGCGCTGCCCGCCAGCGCGCGCAGCCGGTCGAGGTCGGCCGGGGAGAGCTGACCCGTCCGGGCAGTTCCGGTGCGACCGGTCGCCGTCCATCGGCCGTCCGGTTCCACGGTCACGGTCTCCGCGCCGCCCGCGATCCCGCCGGTGCGGGTCAGCGTCACCCGGGGAGCGGTCGCGGCGGGGGTGCCGGTGGCGGTGCCGCCCCGCGTGGCGGTGCCCGGCGCGGCGGTGCCGTCGGTGGCGGTGGTGGCTCCGCCGCTGGGGGTGCTCGACGTCGGCGCAGGTGAACCGGAATCGGTTGCTGAGCAGCCGGTCAGCAGGCCGGCCACAGTTACGATCTTGACAATGGCCAGGGCGGATGATCTCATGCCGTTCGGACGTGCATCGACGCCGCCGGGTTCCCTCACCAGGGCTCATCCTCCGTTCGGCCAGTGTCGCGGGATGAAAGCGCTTCCCCTCTTCTCTTTTCTTTGATGTATCGCCATATTTACATGCGTGACTACCCCCGTCACACCTTTCCTTGTCAGGAGGGCACGTGAAAAGAACCCTCGCCGCCGTCAGCGCATTGCTGCTTACCAGCGGCATGCTGACCTGCGTCGCCACCGCAGCGCAGGCGGCCCCCACCGCCCCCGCCCCGGACACCTCACCCGCAGCTCGTGCTGAGAGCCTGCTCCACAGCGACCCCGGCGCCGTCCAGGGCGCCAGCGGAGAGTCGTACCAGGCCGTCCGCACGAAGGTGGACGCCAGCGGGGCGTCGCACACCCGCTACACCCGCACCTACCAGGGCCTCCGCGTCTACGGTGGCGACTTCGTCATCCACACGACGCCCACCGGCGGCTACGCCGGCTCCTCGGTCGGCCTCGCCGCGCCGCTCACCCTCGCCACCGCCGCGAAGGTCACGCCGGCCAGAGCCAAGGCGACGGCCAGGAAGGCGTTCTCCGGCAAGCTGGAGAGCGTCGGTGCCCCGGAGCTCTTCGTCGACGCCAGCTCCGGCACGGGCCGCCTCGCCTACGAGACGGTGCTCTCCGGCTGGCACACCGACGGCCAGACCCCGTCCCGGCTGCACGTCATCAGCGACGCCGTGAACGGCAAGGTGATCGGCTCGTACGACGAGATCGAGATGGTCGCGGGCACCGGCAACAGCATCTACTCGGGCACGGTCAGCATCGACACGACGCTCTCCGGCAGCACGTACCAGATGATCGACCCGTCGCACGGCAACGGCTCCACCTGCGACATGAACAACGGCACGTCGACCTGTACGACGTTCACCGACGCGGACAACACCTGGGGCAACGGCACCAACTCCAACCGGCAGTCCGCCGCCGTCGACGCGCACTTCGGCGCGGCCAAGACGTTCGACTACTTCAAGAACGTGCACGCCCGCAACGGCATCTTCGGCAACGGCACCGGTGTGCCGAGCCGGGTGCACTACGGCAGCAACTACGTCAACGCCTTCTGGGACGGCTCCCGGATGACCTACGGCGACGGTTCGAGCAACGCCCGCCCGCTGGTCTCCCTCGACGTGGCCGGCCACGAGATGAGCCACGGCGTCACCGAGAACGTGGTGCCGGGCGGCCTGACCTACTCCGGCGAGTCCGGTGGCATCAACGAGGCCACCAGCGACATCTTCGGCACGATGGTCGAGTTCTACGCCAACACCACCGCCGACCCGGGTGACTACCAGATCGGCGAGAAGATCAACATCAACGGCAACGGCACGCCGCTCCGCTACATGTACGACCCGGCGCTGGACGGCTCGTCCGACCGGTGCTGGACCACCAGCACCAAGAACAAGGACGTGCACTACTCGTCCGGCCCGGCCAACCACTTCTTCTTCAACCTGGCCGAGGGCACCGGCTCCACCGCGTACGGCACCTCGCCGGTCTGCGGCTCCGCCCCCGCGGTGACCGGCATCGGTCGCGCCAAGGCGGAGAAGATCTGGTTCCGCGCCCTGGATGTGTACTTCACCTCCAACACCTCGTACGTCAACAACACCACGCCGTCGAACACCGCCCGGGCCTACAGCCTCCGCGCGGCGACCGACCTGTACGGCAACTGCTCCACCGAGTACAAGGCCGTCCAGGCGGCGTGGACCGCGGTGGCCGTCTCCGGCAACGACGCGCCCTGCTCGTCGACCGGTAACGACTTCTCCGTCTCGCTCTCCCCGACCTCCGGCTCGGTGACCGCGGGCGGCTCGGTCTCCACCACCGTCGCCACCGCCACCACCGGTGGCACCGCGCAGACCGTGACGTTCTCCGCGTCCGGCCTGCCGACCGGCGCGACCGCCACGTTCAACCCGACCTCGGTCACCTCGGGCGGCTCGTCGACCCTCACCATCGCCACCTCGGCCAGCACCCCGGCCGGCACCTACTCGGTGACGGTCACCGGCGCCGGCTCGGTGAACCGGACGGCGACCTACACGCTGACCGTCAACGGCACCGGTGGCGGCTGCACCGGCGCGGGCCAGAAGCTCGGCAACCCCGGCTTCGAGTCCGGCACCACCCCGTGGGCGTCGACCTCGGGCGTCATCGGCTCGTTCACCGGCCAGCCCGCCCGTACCGGCACCCGCAACGCCTGGCTGGACGGCTACGGCAGCACCCACACCGACACGCTCTCGCAGGCGGTGACCCTGCCGGCCGGGTGCACGTCGTACAACTTCACCTTCTGGCTGCACATCGACTCGGCGGAGACCACCACCGGCACCGCGTACGACACCTTCAAGGTGCAGGTGCTCAACTCCTCCGGCACGGTACTGGCGACCCTGGCGACCTACTCGAACCTGAACAAGGCCGCCGGGTACTCGCAGAAGTCGTTCTCGCTGGCCTCGTACGCCGGCCAGACCGTCACCCTGAAGTTCACCGGCACCGAGGACTCCTCGCTCCAGACGTCCTTCGTGGTCGACGACACCGCGGTCAACGTCTCCTGACCTGACCTCGCCGTCGGCGGGCCCGACGGCCACCCCTCGCGGGTGGTCGTCGGGCCCGCGCCGTTATGGTCGCCGGACCGGGTCGGCGCGTGCCGGCCGGCGGAAGGGGTGGTGTCGGTGTCGGATGCGGAGCTGACGGTCGAGGTGACCGGCGCGGTGGCGACGGTGACGATCCGGAACCCGGCCCGGCGCAACGCGATGACCCCGGACATGTGGCGGCGGCTGCCGGTGCTGCTCGACGCCCTGGAGGCCGACCCGGCGGTGCGCGCCCTGGTGCTCACCGGCGCGGACGGCACCTTCTGCGCCGGTGCCGACCTGGGCGACCTGGACGAGCTGCTGGACGCCGGCGACCACAGCATCGCGGTCGTCGCCGAGGAGCGGCTGGCCGCCTTCGCCAAGCCGACGGTCGCCGCCGTGCAGGGGCCCTGCGTCGGCGGTGGCTGCCAGCTCGCCGTGGCCTGCGACCTGCGCCTCGCCGCCCCGGACGCCCGGTTCGGCGTGCCGCCGGCCCGGCTCGGGCTGGTCTACCCGGCCCCGACCACCCGCCGGCTGACCCGGCTGGTCGGCCCGGCGACGGCGAAGTTCCTGCTCTTCACCGCCGAGCTGATCGACGCCGAGCGGGCGCTGCGGGTCGGCCTGGTGGACGAGGTGGTCGACGACCTCGCCGGCCGGGTGGCCGCGATCACCACCGCCATCGCACAGCGCTCGCAGCTCAGCGTCGCCGCCGCCAAGGAGATCGTCGACGACCGGGCCGGGCCGGCCCGGATCGCCTGGTGGCACCGGAAGGTGCGGGACAGCGGCGAGGCCCGCGAGGGGATCGCCGCCCACCGCGAGCGCCGGGCGCCGAACTTCGCCTGGTCGCCGTCCGACCGCCCCTGACGCCGCTGATCGTGGTCCCGTCGTTTCGACGGTCCGGCCCGGCACCCTCGGACACCTCCCGGACGCTATGGACCTGATGACGTAGCCGGATCGCCATGTCGCGGCGAGCCGGGAATGCACCTGCCATGCGTACCCCGGAGGCTCTACTGTCCCTGCGTGCCGCATCTTCGCCCGCCTGCCGACGAGCTCGAGGTGACGATCCGATGCCAGGCGGATCCGGGCCTGTCCGTCCGCCTGCACAGTCGCCACTTCCCGGACGAGTACGGCGTCGGCTTCTCGGTCGAGGCCCGGGCTGACGGTCTGCGTGCCGAGCTTCCCGGGGTGGCGGTCTGGGTCTGGGACGACGCCTGGCTTCCTGATTTCATCGCTCAGCTGGCCGCTGACCATCAGGGCTGGACCGAGGAACGCCGTTGGCAGACGAACCACCTGGCTGTCCGTGCCGTCTTCCATTCCCGAGGCCACGTCGCACTGACCTGGCACCTCCGACCCTGGGTGTCGCGGTCGGACACGTGGCGGGCGTCGATCACCACGTGGCTCGACGCCGGCCAGCAGATGAGCCGCCTGGCCGCGGACCTCCGCGAGTTTCTGCCCAAGCCGTGAGTCGTCCACGACATCAGGTCTGTAGCGTCGAAGGCGACGTGACGAGCCTCAGCAGCTCGTCGACCGACCACTGGTCGTAGACGTGCTCCCCGCCCCGCAGGACGGCCCACGAACTGCGCAGCACCGCACGCAGGATCGGCAGCCAGGCGCGCGGGCTGAGTAGTGCGCGCACGGACGGCTCGACGCCGAACTCGCGGTAGAGCCGCTTGTCGGGGTCGGCGATGACGGCGAAGGGCAGGTCCTCGGTGTGCTGCCGCAGTTCGTCGGCGGGCGAGTGGAAGACCACCACCTCGCGTACCCCGGCCGCCTCGATCTCGGCGTGCTGGCGGACGATCGAGCGCAGGTGCAGGTTGCAGACCGGGCAACCGGCGAACCGGCGGAGCTGGAGGTGGACGAGGCGTTCGGCGTCGACACCGCCGCTGTACCGGACGGAAGTTGGCAGGACCGGGTGGGCGTGCTGGTCCAGCGGATGCGGACCGCGATCGGCGGACATCCCGCCGTGGTGCCGCTGCTCCCCGTGCACCGGCACCGGTCGCCGACCGTGCTGCGCTGGACGGAGACGGTGCTCGGCGTCCTCGCCGAGGCGGGCTTCGCCGGCACCCGCCGGGTGGTCGCGCTGCGCGCCCTGCTCGCGTACGCCGTCGGCGCGATCCAGCTCGAACACCTGGGCCCGCTCTCGGGCAGCGGCACCGACGCGATGTCGGGCCTGTCCCCGGCGGAGTTTCCGCACCTGTCGGCCACCGCCACCGACGCCCGCCAGGTGGGACCGGATGCGGAGTTCGACGGCGGACTCGACCTGCTGCTGC comes from Micromonospora purpureochromogenes and encodes:
- a CDS encoding M4 family metallopeptidase, which produces MKRTLAAVSALLLTSGMLTCVATAAQAAPTAPAPDTSPAARAESLLHSDPGAVQGASGESYQAVRTKVDASGASHTRYTRTYQGLRVYGGDFVIHTTPTGGYAGSSVGLAAPLTLATAAKVTPARAKATARKAFSGKLESVGAPELFVDASSGTGRLAYETVLSGWHTDGQTPSRLHVISDAVNGKVIGSYDEIEMVAGTGNSIYSGTVSIDTTLSGSTYQMIDPSHGNGSTCDMNNGTSTCTTFTDADNTWGNGTNSNRQSAAVDAHFGAAKTFDYFKNVHARNGIFGNGTGVPSRVHYGSNYVNAFWDGSRMTYGDGSSNARPLVSLDVAGHEMSHGVTENVVPGGLTYSGESGGINEATSDIFGTMVEFYANTTADPGDYQIGEKININGNGTPLRYMYDPALDGSSDRCWTTSTKNKDVHYSSGPANHFFFNLAEGTGSTAYGTSPVCGSAPAVTGIGRAKAEKIWFRALDVYFTSNTSYVNNTTPSNTARAYSLRAATDLYGNCSTEYKAVQAAWTAVAVSGNDAPCSSTGNDFSVSLSPTSGSVTAGGSVSTTVATATTGGTAQTVTFSASGLPTGATATFNPTSVTSGGSSTLTIATSASTPAGTYSVTVTGAGSVNRTATYTLTVNGTGGGCTGAGQKLGNPGFESGTTPWASTSGVIGSFTGQPARTGTRNAWLDGYGSTHTDTLSQAVTLPAGCTSYNFTFWLHIDSAETTTGTAYDTFKVQVLNSSGTVLATLATYSNLNKAAGYSQKSFSLASYAGQTVTLKFTGTEDSSLQTSFVVDDTAVNVS
- a CDS encoding enoyl-CoA hydratase/isomerase family protein, which gives rise to MSVSDAELTVEVTGAVATVTIRNPARRNAMTPDMWRRLPVLLDALEADPAVRALVLTGADGTFCAGADLGDLDELLDAGDHSIAVVAEERLAAFAKPTVAAVQGPCVGGGCQLAVACDLRLAAPDARFGVPPARLGLVYPAPTTRRLTRLVGPATAKFLLFTAELIDAERALRVGLVDEVVDDLAGRVAAITTAIAQRSQLSVAAAKEIVDDRAGPARIAWWHRKVRDSGEAREGIAAHRERRAPNFAWSPSDRP
- a CDS encoding TetR/AcrR family transcriptional regulator C-terminal domain-containing protein; this encodes MRTAIGGHPAVVPLLPVHRHRSPTVLRWTETVLGVLAEAGFAGTRRVVALRALLAYAVGAIQLEHLGPLSGSGTDAMSGLSPAEFPHLSATATDARQVGPDAEFDGGLDLLLRGLAVSSD
- a CDS encoding LysR family transcriptional regulator, coding for MKVPLDLLRSFLAVHRSGSITAAAELLGLAQPTVTAQLRALEEAVGRPLFDRVPRGVLPTPAGDELARRVADPLDRLDAVLADDPATPYPRTVFLGGPAEFLAELALPAVAGLVAEGLELRVSAGLPEQLLDDVAAGRLDLVVSSVRPRRRGLAAEPLYDEEFALVAAPAWGERLPDPVTPQALRDVSLVAYAEEAPILRRWWRTVFDTRLTRTPNLVVADLRAVLAAVVAGAGASVLPTYLCRGELASGALRPLSSPAVPPLNTLFLAARPAVAGRREVQAVRRALLTAAAGW
- a CDS encoding AhpC/TSA family protein; the encoded protein is MSADRGPHPLDQHAHPVLPTSVRYSGGVDAERLVHLQLRRFAGCPVCNLHLRSIVRQHAEIEAAGVREVVVFHSPADELRQHTEDLPFAVIADPDKRLYREFGVEPSVRALLSPRAWLPILRAVLRSSWAVLRGGEHVYDQWSVDELLRLVTSPSTLQT
- a CDS encoding DUF6228 family protein, translated to MHLPCVPRRLYCPCVPHLRPPADELEVTIRCQADPGLSVRLHSRHFPDEYGVGFSVEARADGLRAELPGVAVWVWDDAWLPDFIAQLAADHQGWTEERRWQTNHLAVRAVFHSRGHVALTWHLRPWVSRSDTWRASITTWLDAGQQMSRLAADLREFLPKP